From Micromonas commoda chromosome 15, complete sequence, one genomic window encodes:
- a CDS encoding predicted protein, protein MSRAWAASGALLTVENLGMATIVYAVAFVAFWLGWKIRSLRPPKRERFSTTAHVIRALNDETYDQSILTQANLAKICGQLPKWITFPDKDRAPWLNRAAQQWWPFLNRAISNSVVGAVEPILNKLVQGSPIKNLHFSKFTLGTEPLVFASVACVDDVPNEVGLDIEFKWVAKEPEVQLDVSLLGMVLPIAIDKLEAFGTVRIVFGPLCDWWPAFSDMQVAFIGKPKIDLDLRLIGGDITKFPVVERLLMNLIKNVLTKLMTWPNRLDIQITEDQGARCTARAGIVRVTVRRGANMSRGSALGGSVFSTKATPAVEIVAIDGEYGAPKTTRVTSSWRHSGEDPAWEETFEVFVRDARHTVLNMCVVDTDAIAAPSMGSVKRAMTMSSKYRKKNVERDSDGDGDGDDSETDQGADVYNPAEVKVAGGKDAVKALRTDKQASSWKGEKALYKSNMSVMGRVKFEVGQLYDSPGITLQETVPLKKTKSVGGKMLSAFSSVKEENMPKLTYACKFIPLDDDPELEEARMKRLAGITAKDLKNPDSEKVDVEDFCGVLHCKLLRATNLVSRDANGLSDPFVRCSFGRQIHKSSVKYETLHPVWDETFDFIVGVDDVYDSRTIECEVWDRDPYGVREYMGKVRVDLIALLLRIKDLPPAAGQAYTKTLKINEEISEAASGRLEMEFQFYPAKGYAQGLSRSAIGSRRQRRSGNEAGGGLTIDAGGSDGGTPATSGGLSPSNSLRSPASRRGMLALAEDFVEREGTLSVDATDGKMLDSEIKALRKEKSKVDRARAKKEGGGCCSCFGGKGKKGKGNGGSLRGKANGDSSGNDFLARIEEVAPDTPDSPAESVFQELPSPRPSEAEGDRL, encoded by the coding sequence GAAGATCCGGTCGCTGCGCCCGCCCAAGCGCGAGCGGTTCTCCACCACCGCCCACGTGATCCGCGCGCTGAACGATGAGACGTACGATCAGAGCATCCTGACGCAGGCGAACCTGGCGAAGATCTGCGGGCAGCTCCCCAAGTGGATCACGTTCCCGGACAAGGACCGCGCGCCCTGGCTcaaccgcgccgcgcagcagTGGTGGCCCTTCCTCAACCGCGCGATATCCAActcggtcgtcggcgccgtcgagcccaTCCTGAACAAGCTCGTGCAGGGATCGCCAATCAAGAATCTGCACTTCTCCAAGTTCACGCTCGGCACGGAGCCCCTGGTGTTTgcgtccgtcgcgtgcgtcgacgacgtgccgAACGAGGTGGGACTGGACATAGAGTTCAAGTGGGTCGCGAAGGAACCGGAGGTGCAGCTGGACGTCTCCCTGCTCGGCATGGTGCTTCCCATCGCCATCGACAAGCTGGAGGCTTTCGGCACCGTCCGGATCGTGTTCGGACCGCTCTGCGACTGGTGGCCCGCGTTCTCGGACATGCAGGTGGCGTTCATCGGCAAGCCGAAGATCGACTTGGACCTCAggctcatcggcggcgacatcaccAAGTTCCcggtcgtcgagcgccttctcATGAACCTCATCAAGAACGTCCTCACCAAGCTCATGACGTGGCCCAATCGCCTGGACATTCAGATCACCGAGGATCAGGGCGCGAGGTGCACGGCCCGCGCGGGCATCGTGCGCGTCACCGTCCGCAGAGGCGCGAACATGAGCCGGGGCTCCGCGCTGGGCGGCAGCGTGTTCAGCACCAAGGCGACCCCCGCGGTGGAGATTgtcgcgatcgacggcgagtaCGGAGctccgaagacgacgagggtgACTTCGTCGTGGCGACACTCGGGCGAAGATCCCGCGTGGGAGGAGACGTTCGAGGTtttcgtccgcgacgcgcggcacACCGTGCTCAACATGTGCGTCGTGGAcaccgacgccatcgcggctccGTCCATGGGGTCGGTCAAGCGCGCGATGACCATGTCGAGCAAGTACCGGAAAAAAAACGTCGAGCGAGATTCAGatggggacggcgacggcgacgacagcgaAACCGACCAGGGGGCGGACGTGTACAACCCGGCGGAGGTGAAGGTGGCTGGGGGCAAGGACGCCGTCAAGGCGCTGCGAACGGACAAGCAGGCGAGCAGCTGGAAGGGCGAGAAGGCGCTGTACAAGTCCAACATGTCCGTCATGGGCAGGGTCAAGTTCGAGGTTGGTCAGCTGTACGACTCGCCCGGGATCACGCTTCAGGAGACGGTGCCGCTGAAGAAGACGAAGAGCGTCGGGGGTAAGATGCTCAGCGCCTTCTCGAGCGTCAAGGAGGAGAACATGCCCAAGCTGACGTACGCGTGCAAGTTTATAcccctggacgacgacccggagctcgaggaggctcGGATGAAACGGCTCGCGGGAATCACGGCGAAGGATCTTAAAAACCCCGACAGCGAGAaggtggacgtcgaggactTCTGCGGCGTCCTCCACTGCAAGCTCCTGCGCGCCACGAACCTGGtgtcgcgcgacgccaacGGGTTGTCCGACCCTTTCGTTCGGTGCAGCTTCGGTCGGCAGATTCACAAATCAAGCGTCAAGTACGAGACGCTCCACCCGGTGTGGGACGAGACGTTCGACTTCATCGTGGGGGTGGACGACGTGTACGATTCTAGAACGATCGAGTGCGAGGTTTGGGACAGGGACCCGTACGGCGTTCGCGAGTACATGGGCAAGGTGCGCGTCGACCTCATCGCGCTGCTCCTGCGCATAAAAGACCTACCGCCCGCGGCTGGTCAGGCGTACACAAAGACGCTCAAGATCAACGAGGAAATCTCCGAGGCTGCGAGCGGTCGGCTGGAGATGGAGTTTCAGTTTTACCCCGCCAAGGGGTACGCGCAGGGGCTGAGCCGGAGCGCCATCGGGTCCAGGCGTCAGCGCAGGTCGGGGaacgaagccggcggcggcttgacGATTGACGCCGGGGGAAGCGACGGGGGGACTCCGGCGACTTCCGGAGGTTTGAGCCCTTCGAACTCGCTCCGGTCCCCCGCGAGCAGGCGCGGGAtgctggcgctggcggaggatttcgtggagcgcgaggggACGCTGAGCGTGGACGCCACCGACGGCAAGATGCTGGACAGCGAGATCAAGGCGCTGAGGAAGGAGAAGAGTAAGGTGGACAGGGCGCGGGCAAAGAAGGAAGGGGGCGGCTGCTGCTCGTGCTTCGGCGGCAAGGGAAAGAAGGGGAAGGGCAACGGCGGAAGCCTACGGGGGAAGGCGAACGGGGACTCGTCCGGGAACGATTTCCTGGCGCGCATCGAGGAGGTTGCGCCGGACACGCCCGACTCCCCGGCGGAATCGGTGTTTCAGGAgctgccctcgccgcggccgtcggaggcggaggggGACAGGCTTTAA
- a CDS encoding predicted protein, with protein sequence YVITADIPGANRDMVEVSVDEDRVLHIVDERADRHEERGGSDEDGAKYVVYNRSFGRFERNFQLPQDVEDGAVDATMKHGVLVVRLPKKKE encoded by the coding sequence TACGTCATCACCGCCGACATCCCCGGCGCGAACAGGGACATGGTCGAGGTgagcgtggacgaggaccgCGTGCTGCACAtcgtggacgagcgcgcggacaggcacgaggagcgcggcggaagcgacgaggacggagcCAAGTACGTGGTGTACAATCGATCGTTCGGTCGTTTCGAGCGCAACTTTCAGCTGCCGCAGGatgtcgaggacggcgcggtggacgcgacgatgaaACACGGCGTGCTCGTCGTGCGTCtgcccaagaagaaggag
- a CDS encoding predicted protein, whose amino-acid sequence MSSPAAKKARRESGVGATGPDTVVVLDYGSQYTQLITRRVRELGVYSVLLPGDADMARITSHNPSVIILSGGPNSVHVEGAPSVPDTFFDHCQAKGIPVLGICYGMQLIVQLMGGEVKPADKAEYGRMPVHIVQESALYGEEMDPTQMVWMSHGDEAVKLPEGFKCVGKSDAGAVVAIENAERKIFGLQYHPEVTHSERGFETIRHFLFHIAKVEAGWTMQNVLDEQIAIVNQKVGPDDHVICALSGGVDSAVAATLVHKAIGDRLHCCFVDNGLLRYKEGERVMKMFKDHLHLPVTKIDDSARLLAKLKGVADPEKKRKTIGAQFIEVFKEYKDDVEKKTGVRPKFLVQGTLYPDVIESCPPPGSDQKHSHTIKSHHNVGGLPKELGFELVEPLRMLFKDEVRKLGLLMDVPQAFISRHPFPGPGLAVRVLGDVCADGALDTIRAVDEIYINAIKDAGLYDKIWQAFAVFLPIKSVGVQGDQRTHSHVVGLRAITSSDGMTADWYQFEPKFLQEVSAKICNEVKNVNRVVYDITSKPPSTVEWE is encoded by the exons gcgcgccgcgagagcggcgtcggcgccaccggccccgacaccgtcgtcgtcctcgactaCGGCAGCCAGTACACGCAGCTCATcacccggcgcgtgcgcgagctcggggtgTACTCGGTCCTCctgcccggcgacgccgacatg GCTCGCATCACGTCGCATAACCCGTCGGTGATCATCCTCTCCGGCGGGCCCAACTCCGTccacgtcgagggcgcgccctCCGTCCCGGACACATTCTTCGATCACTGCCAGGCCAAGGGCATCCCCGTGCTCGGCATCTGCTACGGCATGCAGCTCATCGTCCAGCTcatgggcggcgaggtcaaGCCCGCGGACAAGGCCGAGTACGGTCGCATGCCCGTGCACATCGTCCAGGAATCCGCGCTCTACGGCGAGGAGATGGACCCGACCCAGATGGTCTGGATGTcccacggcgacgaagccgtTAAGCTTCCGGAGGGATTTAAGTGCGTGGGCAagtccgacgcgggcgccgtggtGGCCATCGAGAACGCCGAGCGCAAGATCTTCGGCCTTCAGTACCACCCCGAGGTGACGCACTCCGAGCGCGGGTTCGAGACGATCCGCCACTTCCTCTTTCACATCGCCAAGGTTGAAGCCGGTTGGACGATGCAAaacgtcctcgacgagcagATCGCCATCGTCAACCAGAAGGTGGGACCGGATGACCACGTCATCTGCGCGCTATCCGGAGGCGTGGactccgcggtggccgcgacGTTGGTGCACAAGGCCATCGGCGACAGGCTGCACTGCTGCTTCGTGGATAACGGCCTGCTGCGGTACAAGGAGGGTGAACGCGTGATGAAGATGTTCAAGGACCACCTGCACCTCCCGGTGACCAAGATCGACGACTCGGCCAGgctcctcgccaagctcaaggGCGTGGCGGACCCGGAGAAGAAGCGCAAGACGATCGGCGCGCAGTTCATCGAGGTCTTCAAGGAGTACAaggacgacgtggagaagAAGACTGGCGTGAGGCCCAAGTTTTTGGTGCAGGGTACCTTGTACCCAGACGTGATCGAATCGTGCCCCCCGCCGGGCTCGGACCAGAAACACTCGCACACCATCAAGTCGCATCACAACGTCGGGGGCTTGCCCAAGGAGCTCGggttcgagctcgtcgagcccCTGCGCATGCTCTTCAAGGACGAGGTGCGCAAGCTCGGATTGCTCATGGACGTGCCGCAGGCTTTCATCTCGCGACACCCGTTCCCGGGCCCCGGCCTCGCGGTGAGGGTCCTGGGCGACGTctgcgccgacggcgccctcgacaccatccgcgccgtggacgagatCTACATCAACGCCATCAAGGACGCGGGCCTGTACGATAAGATCTGGCAGGCGTTCGCGGTGTTTTTGCCCATCAAATCCGTGGGCGTGCAGGGAGACCAACGAACGCACTCGCACGTCGTGGGCCTTCGAGCCATCACCTCCTCCGACGGCATGACCGCGGATTGGTACCAGTTCGAGCCGAAGTTTCTGCAGGAGGTGAGCGCGAAGATCTGCAACGAGGTGAAGAACGTGAACCGGGTGGTGTACGACATCACGTCCAAGCCGCCGTCCACGGTGGAGTGGGAGTAA